DNA from Gouania willdenowi chromosome 15, fGouWil2.1, whole genome shotgun sequence:
TTACCCAATCAGTCAATCAGTTCATTAAATGAAGAGCTACAGAGGTTAGCATGCTTGTCATCATTACATGATAACAAATATATGATGATGTAACTTAATATATAGCTAAAatcttctatttttttcctccaaatcccatttcatcatgACTAATAGACATGGATGTAGGAAATTACTTAATTTGTCAtgtaatttatcatttttacagTTAGTTGACAGCTAATTTTTCACGATACAGTAAGAGCCTAATAATACACACATATCTAACTACATGcttacattttgaaaaaggaataagaaaatatatattttcaagcACACATAATAAATGGTTTTCTTTCCAGGGACTAAACTGCAGTGGAGCAGTGCCATCACCCTGGCTGTATTTGTCTGGCTCTTCACTGCCTTCTGGTCTGCCATGCCCTTGATTGGCTGGGGGGAGTATGACTACGAGCCCCTCAGGACATGCTGCACTCTGGACTACACAAAGGGAGACAGGTACAGGATACACATTGGTCATTAACCTATTCCTCGTGTCTCAGATTTTTGCAGGAATTCAATagcttattttattatttctgatTCACAGAAACTATGTGTCCTACTTGATCCCCATGTCTATCTTCAACATGGCCATCCAGATGTTTGTTGTTATGTCATCCTACCAGTCCATTGCGGAGAAATTCAAGAAGACCGGAAACCCCAGGGTATGAAAAATAATCTTACTCCTTCAATAATGGGTCAGAGGAGGCTGCAGctgtaacacattttttttttcctgttgtaAAGCAAAATAATAAGCTTTGAcgctcaaaaaataaaaaattaaaaaccagaGCATCAGAAGAGTAAAAATCCCCACAAATTGCCACATTCTCTTAAAGAATAAAGAAGAGGAATTCCACTCCCAGTGGCACAGACTTCTCACGTGTTCTATAGTCAGAGCAAAAAATAGACTCTAAATGAGGAACATGCATGCTTTGATAGATGTAGGTCATTGCCAAAGGGGGCGATTGGATGCTTTAGTTTGAGGGCAGTGGTTGGTTTGCAGTGACACGAGGGGTGGTATCTCTGGACAGTAAATTCAATAATGGAGTTGTACACAGGCAGAATCAGGTGGTCTCACTTTCATGTTGCATAAGCCCCTTGCTTACAGTCATTCGAGCTGGCTGAAGACACTTTTATTACCAACATGAAGTACCGTGGAGAGACACTTAATATTCttcttttcctttgtttttaaatgcagtTCTGTATTTAAAGAGATGATAAAAATGTCAGGATGAGGCTTTTTAACTTCAGTTTTGGCTCCTATAATTTTGTCCTGCAGCCATTTATGTGATGAATTTATTACgtttattcaaaaatatattgGATTAACATTAAACATTGGGGTGATCCAGTAAAGCTTATTTCCATGTGAAATGCAGCATAGAGCGAAACGTTAATAATAGGTGTGTAAATGTGTCCTGTTTGTGCTAGCTTTGAATAAAACTAGGTGTAACTCTTGGATTACAATAATCTGCCCCCTGACTTGCAAACCTCTCTTTTTTTCCAGCTTTGCATTGTTAGTTAGCAGCAAATGTTATTCTCTTTCCAATGATAATCCTGGCATGTGATTTACCTTTAAGTCGAGAACCTCATGACACAAGGCATTCCCTCTCCCTCACTTTGTACAAGTTCACGGCTAACTAATCATTTTGGCATGATCCGACCCCCCCTCCCCTTATGTTTCATTTCCTCATGTATCCTTCATGCACTCGCATTCTTTTCTCTGCAGTTTAACCCCAACACTCCTCTGAAGACCATGCTGTTGTGCTGGGGACCCTACGGTGTTCTGTGCTTCTATGCTGCTGTGGAGAACGCCACCTTGGTTTCACCTAAACTCAGGATGGTAAGGACTAAACGCACATCACGCTTTCCTGTAACTCATTCATGGAagggaaaatatacaaatgataTAAAGAAATATAACATGGAGCAATTTAGCTGCATTGAAAGGCCTTTAAACTGTGTGCAAAACCAAGTTCATATGAATTAACAGGCTATATTTGATGTATTGATGTCAATAAAGAAAACTGAATATGATTCGTGATCAACCAgtgatattgatatttttatttcttcacatatataatatttcatatataatttcagaaacatttaaaattcttATAAGAGCACTTGCTGTCTGATTGTTGACACTGATTAGCAACACTATCTACCAGccaatgtttacatttaaaaaatggagcttattgatttttagttcatattaagtttatttattatatattttcagtttattattactttatacACTAATATACCTGTAAATGTTTTACCATTATACAACATCACTTTAGGACTATCTGTTGTAAAGCGCGTATGTATTTATTACCATTATCATTAATGGGATATTTAATTATACATACATAATTGTTGTTTGCCTTTTAATACTTTtactaatcagaatcagaagtaattttgaaagaagaaacactaaacaaagaaagaaagagaataaataataaaatgtacatcAATAAGTAAAagttagaaataaaataaataactaaataaggattaaatacaagtgcacacattacagtacaaaaataaaatgacctgTCAGGTTGAAGAGAGGAGTTGTACATGGATATATGGATAATGGATATAtttgtgactgaaaaataaccataaatgtgtatttgtaaaaaaaaaaaaaaaaaaaaacccactaatgATTGACTTTGTCAATATTATGTGAGATATGTGTATACTCATGTCATTGTCGTCCACAGATGGCTCCCATCCTGGCCAAGACTTCTCCCACCTTCAACGTCTTCTTGTACGCTTTGGGAAATGAGAACTACAGAGGAGGCATCTGGCAGTTGCTCACCGGGGAAAAGATCGAAGTCCCTCAGATTGAAAATAAGTCCAAATAAACTAAGCATGCTTTGATCACATGCGCTTTCTGTCCTGGTGGTTTCTCACAGGTACCTTAAAGGAGTGTTTACgtgagtgtctgtgtctgtgttgtgtcATTGGCTGTGCCTACCCCCCACCCACGTAGTCCTACTTCTGATCTGCATTGTTAGATATGTTTCAAAAAGGATTGGCAGTATAATGTTATTGAATTCCTATCACAAATGAAGATTAAACACAGCCAAGTAGACACAACAGTCATCAGCATAATGCATTATACATGaattaaagctaaatgtttcacGTTTTCTTTAAACTACTGTGACGGactggacttgattttatatttcTCACCTGGAAAACCCATTATTCATTCTGTTGTTCATCTAAACCCTTCATTACATATTCATCTTATTCCTGCTACTGACAATGGGTGCAACTTTTCTCATCactaaatagaataaaaacaaagacagtGGCTATGTCAGCTCTTTCAACTCTCTTTACTGCCAGACACTCAGTACAGTGCTGCACACAAAGAAATATAACTGTCCGCTTTCACAAGACCCCAGAAAGTTAGTTATGCACTCTTTATAACAAGATAAAACAGCAAAAGGTAACAAATAAGACTACAAATGACCATAATTTGGAGATGTACCACATTCTGAATCCACAAAAGAAGTAGTCCTTATATTTCTAATAATACTGAAACGCAAATAACTAAATAATGCCTTTAgagtttaaatatacattttaaaaggatAAAGCTGATGGATATTTCCTAGCTCTCCTAAAACAAATGTGACAGCGCTTACAAGCCACTGATATCCCACCCTCAGAGCTTGTGAGTTGTTTCTGTATCCAACATTGAACTGCGTTAATCCTCTAAACAAGAGAACCATTCTTCAATACACAGCCCTCAGGACAAGTTGGAGATTAGTCTGTGGCCGTAGATTAACTGGACGCATTTCTTGTCTCTGGATTCAAAGTCAAGATTGCAGTTATcgtaacaaaacaaacactattattattattattattattattgttattaatattatttgaaaGAATTTATGATTTTACAGTTTACTTCTGGATCTTTTGAAATTCCAATCGTTGTGGTATTAACGCACACATAAATTTGAAATCTGCTTCTTTAAAATCCTATAATGACGGGCACATGATGCTTGGTGACTTGCACCTCACATTTGTTACCTTAATAACGTATAATTATGTGATACTTATACACGTATTGCCAATATTATACTGGTTATTATATAATCACCATTCTCACAGTAGTTTTAAAAAACCAACTCTTTCATCCTATTGGTAACGCCTTTATCACAATATAATAAATAGGGACCGACCGTTATcaacacacatcacacacacctttaaatgtgatgttttgaaCTTGCCGAAAGGTGATTAATGGCACAATTAAAATTTTCAACAGCACAAGCAGGTCCATCTACTCCCTGCTGACTCTCATGTGGCCTGTTCAGTGTGATTCTTGAATAGTAGTTGTTGGACctatgttagaaaaaaaaaaaagttctttttCTGAATGTATTTATACAAGTGTATAAACAGAGTAAACACaataatgtattgtttttggtCAAGGTTGATTAAGTGTATGTATcaggaataaaataaattgtgtccATCTTGGATgataaataaaagagaaatCATTTCAAATGTAGCCTTTTGTCCTTTTTCCTCTATAGTTTTGACCTAAAAGCAGCAAGATTCTTATCTTACATGTGTATGACTTACACAATTGAAATACAAACTCATAATTTAGTCCAACCATCACTCAAATGCTATATCTACTTTTCCTTATCTGGAGCTTATCAATACGCTGAACATACACCAGGGTAGGTCACACTCAAACAGGGCATCAGTAAATTTAGACTATTGAGAGTTGGAAAGAACACATTATTCTGCTGTCAGTAAAGACGCTTTGATCAGGGGCTTTTGGATTAATCACAAACCAAAAAGGAAAGGCCAAAACAGCTCACACAAGGtggaaaaatgtgataaaatcatTACTAAATGGTGTTCATAACCGTGTGATTTGGGCTCTTAGAGCAAAGCTAATAGCCAGAGATACTGGAGGAGAAGATTTGTTCAGTTTTGTTTGATCTTTTTTCTGGTGAGTGACATGTTCTTCTAAACTATGCTAGTTTTCTGCTAAGCTATGCTAGTCTTCTGCTAAGCTATGTTGCaatgtgaatttatttttctgttgtgatgataaaattgttgaaatcaTGTATTTTCAAAGCAATTGTGAACAAACAGCATCAAAACCAATCGGAGAATATGTACAACTATATACAAATCAGAaactatttacagaaatgtCATTATAAAAGGGTGATTACACTCattgtcatgtgtatttttagttccaCATGTAAAATATTGTGCAccgtgttaaaaaaaaaaaacctgtgagTTACTATGCTGTTAACTTTGAATGTGAATAATTGAAACCAGATTTGAATACTTGATATATTGCTTATGCAGGTTTGTTTTTGATTGACCTCATTCAAGACGGACTGTTTGATGAGAGTCTGAACTAGAGCTGCTGGATCCGAAGCTGAGGACGTTCTGGACGCTCTAACATCCTTGGTGGACCTGGGCCCCATCGCACACCGCTAACTTGAGATATTGTCCACAAAAGGTCCgtattacgttggcagctgttttggggaAGGCTTTCGGTCATTTCTGATGGATGGAGCAGGGCTCTCAACACTCAGATTCATgtgatgaacaaactcaaaagtaGGCAGGAGGCTACTTCAGAACGTTTACGTGGAATTGAATccaacttggagaagttgaatGCTTGGCTTGCAAGTTAAGGCCACCTTATTGGATTACTGCTGGAGACCGGGACTTAGGGGTATCAAAATTCAGCCTGAATCGAAAACAAATTGCTTATCATCATTGGCTCCCAAAGCCAGCCATCAAGGCTATCTCATCTATCCACCAAGATGTTGTGCAGAAAGACGCTCCattcccccctcctcctcctctcccccaCTGCCAGCTGGAACTCTGTTTCTGAACCAGATCTACTCAAGGTCGTTCCATgtcatctgactgtatcagaaTGGAGCGAAGGGATTATACTGTATGTCAATGCCTTCGTTGGCCCTCTGTCCACCTTCCCTCCCTGCAATCTATAGGAGAGGTGTGTAAAGTGCCCACAAGAGGCTGCATGAGTGCGCCCCCCAGCGGCTGGCTGCAATCCTTTCCTTTTCTGTACCCCATACCCTCTACTCCTACTCAGCTCCCCCCGCTCATATGTCTATTAATGTTTCTTGGACGGGGATGTAACTAAAATGCAAATTTCCCCTTGTGGGACGAATAAGGgatatctcatctcatctcattaCAGGTAATAGTTTTTATATGTGGAGAGaacattttggaattttttgctgACATAAGGTTAACgtatgaaaatggaaaaatttcagaatttttttcagacaaggctatagtaaggccctaaaaaatagtgcaaatatgatgagcatgcTTTAACTGGagtaaaaatattcaaaaagttTTGTAAAGTAAAAGTATATATGTGGGCATACCGGCCTCTCATTGTCCAATCTCatcagatctcagaagctaaggaCCCTGTTAAAACTTGGATGGGAGAACCACAGAGAactccaggtgccacagtgtgATGGCATTTGCTTAGTGagtctatagtaaggcattgaatggaaaaatgttggaaatTTTTTCTGACATAAAGCTATGATTAGGCATataaaaatttaacattttttaatgacataaggctaaagtaaggcaaaaacatggaaaacgtttggatttttttttttttacttaagactatagtaagaccctaaaaactagtgcaaatatgatgagcacacttaaaacTGGGGTGATaatgcagtaagacatgaaaaatgaggaaaacacCCAAGTTTTGTACAGTAACAACATGTGGCTATACCTGCTTCTCATTGCCCAATCTCATCAGCTCTCAGAAGCTGAGCAGAGCTAGACCTGGTTAGTctttggatggagaccactgagaattccaggtgccacagtgtgATAATAGTTGCTATCATGAACCAATAGAAAAATAGTAATTTTTCTGACATAAAGCATTAAAAtggaaaaggttaaaaaaaaattttacaaTTGAAAACAATTGGAATTTCTTTTCTGGcataaggctaaagtaaggtataaaaatggaaacattttgcaatttttttcccggcaaaaaattggaaaaagtttagattttttttctgacataaggcataaaaattgaaaaatgttggaatttttttttgagataaggctatcacaaaaccctaaaaactagtggaaatatgatgtgcacacttaaaatgggatgaaaatgcagtaaggcatgaaaaatgataaaaagtgacaaacaccaaaaatcggaagtaaggctataaaaattgaaaaactttggaatttttttctgagataaggctataacaagaccttaaaaacttgtgcaaatatgatgcgcacacttaaactgggataaaaatgcagcaAGGCTTGaaaaattagacaaaatgacaaatcccaaaatctgaggtaaggctataatattgatcaaaaagtttaatttttttgaattttttttctgagataaggctataacaagaccCTAataactagtgcaaatatgatgtgcacacttatacACTACAAAAATGAATTTCCTAACCAAGTGAAACTGACTTAAATTAAGAATATTAATCTTAGAAGTTTAGATTCTAGATGTTTTCACTTATTAGGACACGTTCTTATTAAGATAATTTGACTTGTTTTAAGTTATTCTTTCTAGAGCAATCGTTCATAGAtattatatcttattttaaGTAGATTTTATACAAAATCAAGTTATATCACGCATGCAGATGCCAAAACCAGTGAACAGTAAGagattttttcttgttttaagaTTTTGTGTGTTCTATAGCATAGCAACAGCATAGCATTCCATTACGTCAACAGGAGCCAAATAAGCAGCAAGTCAGCATAGTTACTTTCGTAACATTGCAAATTTACCGTTTGGTTGTTATGCTGTTGCCGTAATAGAATGCAGTCTGCCATGCTGTTGATATGACATCACatgcacatttgttgtcattataaTGGGCATTTGAATTTACGCAATGAATGGGCCAACCGAGATACCCAGTGTAGAGAACAGcaacatacatttaaacaagAGTCAATAactcaatatttacagtttgtttattaaacattttaatttaccaACAATACATCAGTAAGATCATATTTTCTTGGAACATACGTCTTGGTATTGAGCATAACAGCTTGATATGCAGTGTAATCCTTCAGTTTCTCCAAATTAATCATTTCTGTGGCCATGGCAACATTTGGTACAGTAATTTCATATGATAGCAAATTTCTATACAactcaatatttacagtttgtttattaaacattttaatttaccaACAATACATCAGTAAGATCATATTTTCTTGGAACATACGTCTTGGTATTGAGCATAACAGCTTGATATGCAGTGTAATCCTTCAGTTTCTCCAAATTAATCATTTCTGTGGCCATGGCAACATTTGGTACAGTAATTTCATATGATAGCAAATTTCTATTAAAATCTAGTGTTTCATGAACTTGATattcacaacaaaataaaaccgaatcaacaatgaaaatattattaatcAGTCCAAAAATAGGCAATCCATTATCAGTGTCTGTAATAATCAAGCTTTTTCCAGTTGTGTAAGTGTTACCATTTAACGTAACCCACTTGACAGAAATTACATGCTGGACATCGACAATGTTTAGAAAATCTCTGAGCTTTGACTCAACATATTGGAAATTTGACACTTCTCCCACAGGGCCTAGATCTTTCTCATGGGTAAAAATAttattgttctcattttgtgtgctttcaacaatttgattgTGCTGGACAAGAGATTTGCAAATATTTTTATAGTTCAATTTTGAAgaccactttttaaaaaatctgtgtttGGATTCAAACCTCATACACATATGTCTTCTCAGGGGACCCAGGGCCTCAATTTGTGAAGGAAAATGTATCATATAATGCTGTTTGGGAGTTATGTTGTTGGCAGGGAAAAGATTAGTAAACTCTTTTAGGTGTTGTTCAATCATCCTCCTGAGTTTTTCCAATGTTTCAATGGCTATAACTGGGGAAAATATGATCTGAGATATTTCAAGTAATCCTATTATAAACTGAACATATACATTAGTACTGATGCTGTTTACaataaatggaaatattttCATGAACACCAACATCTGCCCTGCAGACTGTTTAAGTTTGTTATCATTTGAGGATAAAGTATTTACAGTGATGGGGCATGGTTTGTCGCGTACATCAACCGGTGAATAAGAAAAGCCTTGTATACCTGTGTTTATGGAGTCCAATTCAGTGTCTCCAGACAAAATGAGAGCCTTTAACACGCATTTCATTTCATAGGGCACCACACCCTCAAGTAAGACATGCATTATATCCTGTGGGGTTTGCCGGATTAAATCAAAAGCTGGGAAATCGACAAGTTTGCTCCTTCTATTAAGGCCATAAGTGGTCATTAGGGATTTTTTAAGAAATTCTGTACTGGCCCTCTCTATTTCTTCACACTGTCTGATATGATTTTGTAATGTTCTTGGGGTAAAATCATTCTCGTCAAAGTTGCTTTGCATACTGTTAAAGTCACACTCACAATGCCTGCACTTGCTAAAAGCAAAACCAACCCCAGATTTAAACCCAGCTAGATCGTGCTGAGCAAGGGTATCCCCACATACTGATATTACAGCACCAAAGATATTTGTTTCCGTGCTTCCAGTTTTGACTCTTGTACCACTGTAAAGCTTCTTTAAATCCTTTTCGATTCGCTCCAAAATAACATCAACACCAGCCTCTGAAATATCCTTAGCTTTCGCAATTGCGAGAAGTCTTATGGCTGGAAGCTTTGATCTAAATTTTGGCTCAATGTTTCCTAATGAGTAATAGAACATCAGTAGTTTGTTAACAGAAGCATGTGCACCAAGAGGATTGCAGATTTCGATTTCATCTGAATATAAAATTAACTGTAATGCTGTGCGCTTAACAGAAAATAAAGGATGAGTTTTGAAAAGGCTTCCATTAACAATGTCTTTAAGAAAGCCATCTTTGCTACAGTTTGTTGGGTGATGAATCATATTGGATATTCTCGGGTTACACAGAAATTGTTCCAAACTTTTGATGAGAGgcacataataaaaacaaatgttcctAGTTTTAAGTACCCTTGTTCCACCTCTCTTAACTCTACAGAGCTTCTGTGAGATGATGACCTCTTCAGGTTCAACTGGATGAAAAAGTTCTTTAATAGTTTGGTCCTGCATGTAACTCGTGGTCAAGGAGGCGAAAGGATCGGGAAAGTCAACAATTGTTGCCATTGTCTCATTACGAAGCTGCTCTATGTTGTCCATATGTCCATGTCTTTCAAAAACATTCCTTACTCTCTCTCGCAGGTTTTCCAAAAGGGCAAATTGAAACTGTTGCACTTCTGCCACTATGTTGTTGACATTCCCCTGCaataagaaacaaagaaaattatcattattagtagtagtagtttattTGAGCAGttaatttccttttctttttcatttttctcaaaatttccACTATaaaagtatttgtatttttctggcaCAACCCCCTTTACCAattgaccaaaaaaataaacaaaaaataaaaataaaagaaacagtAATTTTCTATCTCTTAACCCCAAACTGAACCGAGCTTATTTTGTCCAATTTGGCATTATCCAAATCTAAACGCTTTGTGAAAAAAAGCGTCAAATCAAGGATGATAACATGAGAAAAATGTGCCGGAAAAGCAGcaccacaataaaaaaaaaaatcaatgaaaaataaatggaaatagccccatggtaaatggactcaacttataaagcgcttttctaCCTTTatcaaaatcaatcaatcaatctttatttgtatagtgccaaatcatagccaatggtatctcaaggcactttacagtagagcagtcttaaggacgtaCTCTTTATTTTATGGATAcaaacatatgcatatatacgtatatacacatacatatgtatcctacacccaacatgaattacAATAAGGAACCAGTCACCCATTCATACACCAATGTACGCAGACACTGGTGCTGGATATTAATTTTGTTGCCATAACACATGGTGTTTATGGTGCACTCTATGCAAATTTCCCCGCCATTCTGTGCCTCAGACAaagaatgatttaaaaaataggtAGATACTTTACCCGAGAAATGCAGCATCTTTCGCGAACATCAACGGTGAATGCAGCAGCACGTCTGGTTAAAGCCTGTATAAAAGAAATGAGACATGAAACAAGAGAATTATTAGCCATTGGCACTGTATATAATTGTCCCATTTAATTCCCACTTTATGACCTTAATTGATCAAATTATAACATTTTATAACATATTATTCTCAATTTTACATTATATACCAATGACGGTGGTTTTGTAAACTTGaccacaaataaacatgtagttaaaaaaaaaaaaaaaaaaaaaaaaaaggtaacaaGTTCTCATTGATACAATATTTATTACAGGTCATAACTTTAGTAGAAATatgcatgtttacatgtttaaacATCCCATTCCTAATGGGTTGCACCAAGTAAGTGCTACACCACTGTTATGAATGCTAAAGTGAATTTAAATTTGTGAGGCTGTGAAACAACAGCTAAATTGCAGCCTAAAAACCTGTCTGGCGATGTGTCCTCTGCATCGCGCATTATAATCCTACCGGTTACCTGTACAGTTGAAGGACGGGACCTACCAGGTGTAAGCTGCATGCTAGTGGACTCTACTGTAAACATCGTGCGCAGCTACTGCTAACGGTAAGTATGTAACATTTGCAGTATACATTAACAGCTGGGTTGTCACAATTATAGACGTTAATTGTCTACAATGGGCAAACACCTACATGTTATACTCCGCATTCATGttaatcttttttctttctttctcaatGCTACGTTAGCCTGTCTCAGTAAGTCCTATTTTGAAACGAATGTAGCTAAGCTAACCTGGTGACATTGTGTGAAGATTCACTGAAACATATTACGCTAGTCGATTATGCTTACCGTGTCGGGGGTTATTTGGGCTTCAAGGGGTTGAACATCAAGAGGTTGACTGTGCCTTTCCTCTTCTTCATCCAGGAGCTCTTGTTCGGTGGTCCCACCTAGAGTTGCGTTTAAGCCGTTAGCTTCGTTAGCTTCGAGGGTGGTGGAGTCCGCTTCAGTATTGCTGGTAGCACTGCCGGTAGAATGAATGGATGAAGCACAGCCGGAGAAAATGGGTATGTCGAACCGTTCATCTCCAAGACCGTGCGAGTGAGTCAATGTAGAAGTGACCGGTGGTGGGCGTCCATTAGCCAGGTAGGATGCATGTCTTCGTTTGATGTGGTAGTAGAACGAATTAAATACTCGATATTTTTCTGTGCATCCATCTATTCCACAAATAGCACGAAATTTAGGATTGCGTCCATGAGCTTTGTTGACATGGCTAAGTAGTACTTTTAAAGTCAATGCCATGAACACGAAACAAATGACACAGCGCCATCCCGCCGCCATCGTGAAAGAGAGAGGATTTTGAAAATAACAGCTGTACTACGTTGGGGCGAGGTCGGGGGCGGACTATACCATTTGGAATTGAGTCAGGTAACCTAAATGTCTTTTTTATAACTGATCAGTTATATTTTACACAGTTTGCGTATTGTCTTGTATTGTCATAAATTATTAGTGAATATTCCATAACTAATGAGACCTTTAATTTATGGTTTGTCCTGAAACAGAAAACGCACCCCCATTTCAGGCTAATTGGAATTCACTTTTCGACAGCCACAGAAGGCGCCAGGGAGCCGTCGCGAGGAGATCGTTCAGAGTTCATACAAGAAAACGACAAAACTTGAGCAAAGAG
Protein-coding regions in this window:
- the LOC114477109 gene encoding uncharacterized protein LOC114477109: MGQLYTVPMANNSLVSCLISFIQALTRRAAAFTVDVRERCCISRGNVNNIVAEVQQFQFALLENLRERVRNVFERHGHMDNIEQLRNETMATIVDFPDPFASLTTSYMQDQTIKELFHPVEPEEVIISQKLCRVKRGGTRVLKTRNICFYYVPLIKSLEQFLCNPRISNMIHHPTNCSKDGFLKDIVNGSLFKTHPLFSVKRTALQLILYSDEIEICNPLGAHASVNKLLMFYYSLGNIEPKFRSKLPAIRLLAIAKAKDISEAGVDVILERIEKDLKKLYSGTRVKTGSTETNIFGAVISVCGDTLAQHDLAGFKSGVGFAFSKCRHCECDFNSMQSNFDENDFTPRTLQNHIRQCEEIERASTEFLKKSLMTTYGLNRRSKLVDFPAFDLIRQTPQDIMHVLLEGVVPYEMKCVLKALILSGDTELDSINTGIQGFSYSPVDVRDKPCPITVNTLSSNDNKLKQSAGQMLVFMKIFPFIVNSISTNVYVQFIIGLLEISQIIFSPVIAIETLEKLRRMIEQHLKEFTNLFPANNITPKQHYMIHFPSQIEALGPLRRHMCMRFESKHRFFKKWSSKLNYKNICKSLVQHNQIVESTQNENNNIFTHEKDLGPVGEVSNFQYVESKLRDFLNIVDVQHVISVKWVTLNGNTYTTGKSLIITDTDNGLPIFGLINNIFIVDSVLFCCEYQVHETLDFNRNLLSYEITVPNVAMATEMINLEKLKDYTAYQAVMLNTKTYVPRKYDLTDVLLVN
- the rgra gene encoding retinal G protein coupled receptor a — its product is MVSSYPLPEGFSEFDVFSLGSCLLVEGMLGFLLNAVTVVAFLKVRELRTPSNFLVFSLALADMGISMNATVAAFSSFLRYWPYGSDGCQTHGFQGFMTALASIHFIAAIAWDRYHQYCTRTKLQWSSAITLAVFVWLFTAFWSAMPLIGWGEYDYEPLRTCCTLDYTKGDRNYVSYLIPMSIFNMAIQMFVVMSSYQSIAEKFKKTGNPRFNPNTPLKTMLLCWGPYGVLCFYAAVENATLVSPKLRMMAPILAKTSPTFNVFLYALGNENYRGGIWQLLTGEKIEVPQIENKSK